The proteins below come from a single Rickettsia typhi str. Wilmington genomic window:
- the murA gene encoding UDP-N-acetylglucosamine 1-carboxyvinyltransferase, which yields MQKLIIHGGKPLEGSINISGAKNAVLPIMAASILTNKLHITNVPKLTDVSTMKDLLQNHGACIRIIEHTDALEIIINTTNINKFTADYEIVRKMRASIWVLGPLLTKYGKAKVSLPGGCAIGARQVDLHIAVLKSMGAEIEIEDGYINASSKGRLKGTHFVFDKVSVGATINAILAAVLANGETVLFNCGREPEIVDLCYCLIKMGADILGVGSSTITIKGKDCLNETSYKVLSDRIEAGTYMFAAAITKGDVKICGIDYNIIENIALKLIETGIKVVQINNGVQVTYAGMLNSVDLETNPYPGFATDLQAQFMSLMSLSRGVSMITENIFENRFMHVPELCRMGADIVVRGNKAVVRGVEMLKGAEVMASDLRASVSLILAGLSTNSKTVLHRIYHLDRGFQDLEKKLSNCGADIKRV from the coding sequence ATGCAAAAATTAATTATTCACGGTGGTAAGCCACTTGAAGGTAGTATTAATATTAGTGGTGCTAAAAATGCAGTATTACCTATTATGGCTGCATCTATTCTTACAAATAAACTACATATTACTAATGTCCCAAAATTAACAGATGTTAGTACTATGAAAGATTTGCTCCAAAATCATGGTGCGTGTATTAGAATAATAGAACACACGGACGCATTGGAGATTATAATTAATACCACAAATATAAATAAATTTACTGCAGATTATGAAATAGTACGGAAAATGAGAGCATCAATTTGGGTTCTTGGTCCTTTGCTTACCAAATATGGTAAAGCAAAAGTATCGCTTCCTGGTGGTTGTGCGATTGGAGCAAGGCAAGTAGATTTACATATTGCTGTATTAAAATCTATGGGTGCTGAGATTGAAATAGAGGATGGATATATTAATGCTTCAAGTAAAGGACGTTTAAAAGGCACGCATTTTGTTTTTGATAAAGTTTCTGTTGGGGCTACTATTAATGCAATACTTGCAGCAGTTTTAGCAAATGGGGAAACTGTACTTTTTAATTGTGGTCGCGAACCCGAGATAGTAGATCTATGTTATTGTCTTATAAAAATGGGTGCTGATATTTTAGGTGTTGGAAGTAGTACAATAACGATTAAAGGTAAAGATTGTTTAAATGAAACAAGTTATAAAGTGCTTTCTGATCGTATTGAAGCAGGTACTTATATGTTTGCTGCAGCTATTACTAAAGGTGATGTAAAAATCTGTGGGATTGATTACAATATTATAGAAAATATAGCATTAAAACTTATTGAAACTGGTATAAAAGTTGTTCAGATCAATAATGGAGTTCAAGTAACTTATGCAGGAATGTTAAATTCAGTTGATTTAGAAACTAATCCCTATCCTGGTTTTGCTACTGATTTACAAGCTCAATTTATGAGTCTTATGTCGCTTAGTCGTGGTGTTTCAATGATTACTGAGAATATTTTTGAAAATCGTTTTATGCATGTGCCTGAATTATGTAGAATGGGCGCAGATATAGTAGTGCGAGGTAATAAGGCGGTCGTTAGAGGTGTAGAGATGTTAAAAGGAGCAGAAGTTATGGCGAGTGACCTTAGAGCTTCGGTATCGCTAATACTTGCTGGTCTTAGTACTAATAGTAAGACCGTATTACACCGAATATATCATTTAGATCGTGGCTTTCAAGATTTAGAAAAAAAATTAAGTAATTGCGGTGCTGATATAAAAAGGGTATAA
- the gyrB gene encoding DNA topoisomerase (ATP-hydrolyzing) subunit B translates to MSGIEEKCNESSYSADSIKVLKGLEAVRKRPGMYIGDVGDGSGLHHMIYEVVDNSIDEALAGYCDLIRVTLNKNGSVTVSDNGRGIPVEIHEEEGISAAEVIMTQLHAGGKFDQHSYKISGGLHGVGVSVVNALSEWLELRIWRNNKEYFIRFNNGITEAPLSIVKENIDKKGTEVTFFPSVGIFTNIEFDFVTIEHRLRELAFLNSGVKILLIDNRFEEVKKVEFFYTGGIEAYVQYIDRAKHAIHPCIVVNTEHVESGISLELAIHWNDSYHENILCFTNNIRQRDGGTHLSAFKSAITRVITSYLDTTGLNKKTKHDFSGEDTREGICCVLSVKVPDPKFSSQTKDKLVSSEVRPVVENAVYTKVLEWFEEHPIEAKAIIAKIMEAANAREAARKARELTRRKSALEVSNLPGKLADCHAKDPAISELFIVEGDSAGGTAKQGRDSKIQAILPLRGKILNVERARFDKMLSSEQIGTLITALGISVEREFSLEKLRYHKVIIMTDADVDGSHIRTLLLTFFYRHMPELINKGYLYIAQPPLYKVKSGASELYLKNEQALQNYLIKSTINDTKLILDGQEQLIGYNLEDLINKVVQFNCLLDRASKKFNRSITEILAINDLFNKKIFEPESGSRLQKALDVLNNLEESPDKTNLQVLKHENRIEFFHFSRGLKNTKILLKEQLELFEFVEISQFALSIFDIFSKRLKLIVKGKEFDVVTPSQLLNTIIECGKKGITIQRFKGLGEMNSDQLWDTTLDPTKRTLLQVRVSEVDEAEGIFSTLMGDVVEPRRLFIQANALNVMNLDI, encoded by the coding sequence ATGTCGGGAATTGAAGAAAAATGTAATGAATCATCATATAGTGCTGATTCTATAAAGGTGTTAAAAGGTCTTGAAGCAGTCAGAAAAAGACCAGGGATGTATATAGGTGATGTTGGAGATGGATCTGGTCTACATCATATGATTTATGAAGTAGTTGACAATTCTATCGATGAAGCGCTTGCTGGTTATTGTGATTTAATACGAGTAACATTAAATAAAAATGGTTCGGTAACTGTATCTGATAATGGACGAGGTATACCTGTTGAGATTCATGAAGAAGAAGGGATATCGGCCGCTGAAGTGATTATGACTCAGCTTCATGCAGGTGGTAAGTTTGATCAGCACTCCTACAAGATTTCAGGTGGTCTGCATGGTGTTGGTGTATCGGTAGTAAATGCACTTTCTGAGTGGCTTGAGTTGCGTATTTGGCGTAATAATAAAGAATATTTTATTAGATTTAATAATGGTATAACTGAAGCTCCACTTTCAATTGTCAAAGAAAATATTGATAAAAAAGGTACGGAAGTTACTTTTTTCCCATCTGTAGGAATATTCACTAATATAGAATTTGATTTTGTTACTATAGAGCATCGTCTGCGAGAACTTGCTTTTTTAAATTCAGGCGTAAAGATTCTACTCATTGATAATCGTTTTGAAGAAGTTAAAAAAGTAGAGTTTTTTTATACAGGTGGTATAGAAGCTTATGTACAATACATAGATAGAGCAAAGCATGCTATCCATCCATGTATAGTAGTTAATACTGAGCATGTTGAGTCCGGTATAAGCCTTGAGCTTGCAATTCATTGGAACGATTCTTATCATGAGAATATTCTATGTTTTACTAATAATATTAGGCAGCGTGATGGTGGGACTCATCTTAGTGCTTTCAAATCAGCGATCACACGTGTTATCACTTCTTATCTAGATACTACAGGTCTTAATAAAAAAACTAAACATGATTTTAGCGGTGAAGATACTAGAGAAGGGATTTGTTGTGTATTATCTGTTAAAGTTCCTGATCCTAAATTTTCTTCTCAAACAAAAGATAAGCTAGTAAGTTCTGAAGTGCGACCTGTTGTAGAGAATGCCGTTTATACAAAGGTTCTTGAGTGGTTTGAAGAACATCCTATTGAAGCTAAGGCAATTATAGCTAAGATTATGGAAGCGGCCAATGCTCGTGAAGCCGCTAGAAAAGCAAGAGAACTTACTAGAAGAAAATCAGCTTTAGAAGTCTCAAATTTACCAGGTAAACTTGCAGATTGCCATGCAAAAGATCCTGCTATTTCAGAATTGTTTATTGTTGAGGGGGACTCTGCAGGTGGTACTGCAAAGCAGGGTAGGGATAGCAAAATTCAGGCTATATTGCCTTTGCGTGGTAAAATTTTAAATGTTGAACGAGCAAGGTTTGATAAAATGCTTAGTTCGGAGCAAATCGGTACATTAATTACAGCTCTTGGGATTAGTGTTGAACGAGAATTTTCTTTAGAAAAGCTTAGATACCATAAAGTTATTATTATGACCGATGCTGATGTTGATGGTTCGCATATTAGAACTTTGTTACTCACATTTTTTTATCGTCATATGCCAGAGCTCATAAATAAAGGCTATCTATATATAGCACAGCCACCACTTTATAAGGTAAAAAGTGGTGCATCTGAGCTTTATTTAAAGAATGAACAAGCTTTGCAAAATTATTTAATAAAATCAACTATTAATGATACAAAATTAATTCTAGACGGTCAAGAGCAGTTAATAGGTTATAATTTAGAAGATCTAATTAATAAAGTAGTTCAGTTTAACTGTTTGCTTGATCGTGCTAGTAAAAAATTTAATCGCTCAATTACTGAAATTCTTGCAATTAATGACTTATTTAATAAAAAAATATTTGAGCCTGAAAGTGGTTCAAGGCTTCAAAAAGCTTTAGATGTTTTAAATAATTTAGAAGAATCGCCAGATAAAACTAATTTGCAAGTGTTAAAACATGAGAATAGAATAGAATTCTTCCATTTTAGTAGAGGTTTAAAAAACACTAAAATATTGTTGAAAGAGCAGTTAGAATTATTTGAATTTGTAGAAATATCACAGTTTGCTTTATCAATTTTTGATATATTTAGTAAGCGATTAAAGCTTATAGTAAAAGGTAAAGAATTTGATGTTGTAACACCAAGTCAGTTGTTAAATACTATTATAGAATGCGGTAAAAAAGGAATCACTATTCAGCGTTTTAAAGGTCTTGGAGAGATGAATTCTGATCAGCTGTGGGACACCACTCTTGATCCTACAAAGCGAACTTTGCTTCAAGTAAGAGTTTCTGAAGTAGATGAAGCCGAAGGGATTTTTTCTACTTTAATGGGTGATGTTGTTGAACCTCGTAGATTATTTATCCAAGCTAATGCTTTAAATGTTATGAATTTAGATATATAA
- a CDS encoding TIGR01459 family HAD-type hydrolase, whose translation MKTLNYKNIFDVINDYDVFLFDLWGVIIEGNHTYPGVVQNINKIIAQKKVYFVTNAPRNIFSLHKTIKSWGINALPEMIISSGEIAVQMILESKKRFNIKKPIIYHLGHLENDIINVMQCYTTDDINKANISLITIYRDENEKLDLNEFDELFKIIVQRKIINICANPDLGINQHGIYRYCSGYYAEKIKQLGGKVIYSGKPYSEIYHKILKECSNIPKNRMLMIGDTFYTDILAANRLGFDSALVLTGNSREYHFDFDNINEKLDSLMKAAIKQSIIPNFVVDLS comes from the coding sequence ATGAAGACGTTAAATTATAAAAATATTTTCGATGTAATCAATGATTATGATGTGTTTTTATTTGATCTTTGGGGGGTGATAATTGAAGGAAATCATACATATCCAGGCGTCGTACAAAATATTAATAAAATTATTGCACAGAAAAAAGTATATTTTGTTACTAATGCCCCACGAAATATTTTTTCTCTACATAAAACAATTAAATCTTGGGGAATAAATGCACTTCCAGAAATGATCATTAGCTCAGGTGAAATAGCAGTGCAAATGATACTAGAGAGTAAAAAGCGATTCAATATTAAAAAACCGATAATATATCACCTAGGACATTTAGAAAATGATATAATAAACGTAATGCAATGCTACACCACCGATGATATTAACAAAGCTAATATTTCCTTAATCACTATTTATAGGGACGAAAATGAAAAGTTAGATTTAAATGAATTCGACGAATTATTTAAAATCATTGTACAACGCAAAATTATTAATATTTGTGCTAATCCTGATCTTGGAATAAATCAGCACGGTATCTATAGATATTGTAGCGGATATTATGCAGAAAAAATAAAGCAGCTTGGGGGAAAAGTAATTTATAGTGGTAAGCCATATTCAGAAATATATCACAAAATTTTAAAAGAATGTTCTAATATCCCTAAGAATCGTATGTTAATGATTGGGGACACTTTTTACACCGATATACTTGCAGCAAATCGCCTTGGTTTCGACTCTGCTCTTGTGTTAACCGGAAATTCTAGAGAATATCATTTTGACTTTGATAATATTAATGAAAAATTAGATAGTTTAATGAAAGCTGCTATTAAGCAATCAATTATACCTAATTTTGTTGTTGATTTATCTTGA